A genomic window from Providencia alcalifaciens includes:
- a CDS encoding ComEA family DNA-binding protein, with product MKWNKSIKQGLGTALMMAMLCPLSAFAAVKKAETEKPVATIVQPQNSDEVKNVVSLASPDQVNINQATAEELARKLNGIGKQKAQAIVEYREKYGTFNTVENILEVQGIGPAFLEKNRNKLVL from the coding sequence ATGAAATGGAATAAAAGCATTAAACAAGGACTAGGGACAGCGTTAATGATGGCAATGTTATGCCCTTTATCTGCATTTGCAGCAGTCAAAAAAGCAGAAACTGAAAAACCAGTAGCAACGATAGTGCAGCCTCAAAATAGTGATGAAGTAAAAAATGTGGTGAGTTTAGCATCCCCAGACCAAGTGAATATTAATCAAGCCACTGCTGAGGAATTAGCGAGGAAACTCAATGGGATTGGTAAACAGAAAGCTCAGGCTATTGTGGAATATCGAGAAAAATACGGCACTTTTAATACCGTGGAAAATATCCTAGAAGTACAGGGAATTGGCCCTGCATTTTTAGAGAAAAATCGTAATAAACTCGTCCTATAA
- a CDS encoding acyl-CoA thioesterase, with product MAIHIKVLGYHIDVFQHVNNARYLEFYEADRWDWMGKDNLIEWAIQHRIVMAAVNINVNYFQAVGLGDELTVISRMDKIGVKSAVCYQQIIRHRNGIDEVVSDAYVTFVFIDGKANKAMVIEDELREKIESLKNKTDAFIEV from the coding sequence ATGGCGATACACATAAAAGTGCTCGGTTATCACATTGATGTCTTTCAGCATGTCAATAACGCTCGGTACTTAGAGTTTTATGAAGCGGATAGATGGGATTGGATGGGCAAAGATAATCTTATTGAATGGGCTATCCAGCATCGAATCGTTATGGCAGCGGTGAATATTAATGTTAACTATTTCCAAGCAGTCGGGTTGGGCGATGAGCTAACCGTTATTTCACGAATGGATAAAATTGGCGTGAAGAGTGCTGTTTGTTACCAACAAATTATTCGCCATCGTAATGGCATAGATGAAGTGGTATCTGATGCGTACGTCACGTTTGTCTTCATTGATGGTAAAGCCAATAAAGCCATGGTGATTGAGGATGAACTTCGCGAAAAAATTGAGTCACTGAAAAACAAAACAGATGCTTTTATCGAAGTATAG
- the queC gene encoding 7-cyano-7-deazaguanine synthase QueC, producing MKRAVVVFSGGQDSTTCLIQALKHYDEVHCVTFDYGQRHHLEIDIAQKLSQQLGAKAHKVLDVTLLNELAVSSLTRDNIPVPDYEESEASGLPSTFVPGRNILFLTLAAIYAYQVQAEAVITGVCETDFSGYPDCRDEFVKALNHAVSLGLAKDIRFETPLMWLDKAQTWALADYYGHLETIRTQTLTCYNGIPGDGCSECAACHLRSKGLNYYLNNKHAVMDSLLKQLNAMK from the coding sequence ATGAAACGTGCTGTTGTTGTCTTCAGCGGAGGACAAGACTCAACAACCTGCCTAATTCAAGCACTCAAACATTATGATGAGGTTCATTGTGTCACCTTTGATTATGGTCAGCGCCACCACTTAGAAATCGATATTGCACAAAAGCTTAGCCAACAATTAGGGGCAAAAGCGCATAAAGTTCTCGATGTCACCCTACTCAATGAGTTAGCGGTTAGTAGCTTAACCCGTGATAACATTCCGGTTCCTGACTATGAAGAAAGCGAAGCCAGCGGGTTACCAAGTACTTTTGTACCCGGACGTAATATTCTATTCCTAACACTCGCCGCTATCTATGCATACCAAGTACAAGCAGAAGCAGTGATCACCGGTGTCTGTGAAACCGACTTTTCAGGTTACCCTGATTGCCGTGATGAGTTTGTCAAAGCGCTCAATCATGCGGTTAGCCTAGGCCTAGCAAAAGATATTCGCTTCGAAACACCACTTATGTGGTTAGACAAAGCACAAACATGGGCTCTTGCTGACTACTATGGGCACCTTGAGACTATCCGCACTCAAACTCTCACTTGCTACAATGGTATTCCAGGTGATGGCTGTTCCGAATGCGCCGCATGCCATTTACGCAGTAAAGGCTTGAATTATTACCTCAATAATAAACATGCCGTTATGGATTCATTACTCAAACAACTCAATGCAATGAAGTAA
- a CDS encoding Lrp/AsnC family transcriptional regulator: MLDKIDKKLLGLLQNDSSLSLNSLAEAVNLTSTPCWKRLKRLEDEGYIRGRVTLLDGEKLGLGLTVIVMIKTQQHNSEWYAQFVSFVEKLPEVLVFYRMAGEYDYLMQVEVHDMKSYDLFYKKLVNGVHGLIDVTSSFAMEKIKYTTVLPIPD, encoded by the coding sequence ATGCTGGATAAAATAGATAAAAAATTACTTGGCTTATTACAAAATGACAGCAGTTTATCATTAAACTCATTAGCAGAAGCCGTCAATTTAACCTCGACACCATGCTGGAAGCGACTCAAACGGTTAGAAGACGAAGGATATATTCGAGGACGAGTCACGCTATTAGATGGCGAAAAACTGGGATTGGGATTGACGGTGATTGTCATGATCAAAACCCAACAACATAATAGCGAATGGTATGCGCAATTTGTTTCATTTGTGGAAAAACTGCCGGAAGTTTTAGTGTTTTATCGCATGGCCGGTGAGTATGACTATCTGATGCAAGTCGAAGTTCATGATATGAAATCCTATGATCTATTTTATAAGAAATTGGTCAATGGCGTTCATGGTTTAATTGATGTAACCTCCAGTTTTGCAATGGAAAAAATTAAATATACAACCGTGTTGCCAATCCCTGACTAA